One stretch of Rhinolophus ferrumequinum isolate MPI-CBG mRhiFer1 chromosome 3, mRhiFer1_v1.p, whole genome shotgun sequence DNA includes these proteins:
- the TRIM40 gene encoding E3 ubiquitin ligase TRIM40 isoform X1 has translation MVPLWENSWEEGVCPICQEHRKEAVSTDCGHLFCRVCLAQYVEKASASGGFCCPLCRKPCSEEVLGAGYICHSHQKKVCWFCEESRLLLCMECLVSPEHRSHRELAIKDAISHYKKRLTCRKRKLKKYIRELRQLRAQEEERLQALQFLVDCGPEWGSQQQTERQLDDIPQQWPDQLEGTPAEMSRSLDISRTITQLHSLVSDLERMARELDASMLKVHTPRHAPKTASDLLTRSAPQKLEAIYPKLEKKVNESLLQASSATPTCSSLISDSPHSPRSPAANLSGRALSPPAAASGLPSPEHFPQPHSHDLVPESLTPEQSSQPPS, from the exons ATGGTCCCTTTGTGGGAGAACAGCTGGGAAGAGGGCGTCTGCCCCATCTGCCAGGAGCACCGAAAGGAGGCCGTGAGCACGGACTGTGGGCACCTCTTCTGCCGAGTGTGTCTGGCCCAGTACGTGGAGAAGGCCTCCGCCTCTGGGGGCttctgctgtcccctctgccgGAAGCCCTGTTCCGAGGAGGTTCTGGGGGCAGGCTACATCTGCCACAGCCACCAGAAGAAGGTGTGCTGGTTCTGTGAGGAGAGCAGACTTCTTCTGTGTATGGAATGCCTGGTGTCCCCTGAGCACAGGTCTCATCGTGAGCTGGCCATTAAAGATGCCATCAGCCACTACAAG AAGCGACTCACCTGCAGGAAGAGGAAGCTCAAAAAGTACATCAGGGAACTTCGGCAGCTCAGGGCTCAGGAGGAAGAGAGGCTTCAGGCTTTGCAG TTTCTGGTAGACTGTGGACCTGAATGGGGGAGCCAGCAGCAAACTGAGAGGCAGCTGGATGACATCCCCCAGCAGTGGCCAGACCAGCTGGAGGGCACGCCAGCAGAGATGTCCAGAAGCCTTGACATCTCCAGGACAATCACACAGCTCCACAGCCTGGTTTCTGATCTGGAGAGGATGGCCAGGGAGCTGGATGCCAGCATGCTGAAGGTGCATACCCCAAGGCACGCCCCAAAG ACAGCCAGCGACTTATTGACCAG GAGTGCTCCACAAAAATTAGAAGCTATTTATCCCAAATTAGAGAAAAAAGTCAACGAATCCCTTCTTCAAGCATCCTCAGCAACTCCGACCTGTTCATCCCTCATCTCAGACTCACCTCATTCTCCTCGCTCTCCGGCCGCCAACCTGTCCGGCCGCGCATTAAGTCCCCCTGCTGCAGCTTCAGGCCTGCCATCTCCTGAACACTTTCCTCAGCCCCATAGCCATGACCTGGTGCCTGAGTCCCTGACACCGGAACAATCATCACAGCCTCCTTCCTGA
- the TRIM40 gene encoding E3 ubiquitin ligase TRIM40 isoform X3, with amino-acid sequence MVPLWENSWEEGVCPICQEHRKEAVSTDCGHLFCRVCLAQYVEKASASGGFCCPLCRKPCSEEVLGAGYICHSHQKKVCWFCEESRLLLCMECLVSPEHRSHRELAIKDAISHYKFLVDCGPEWGSQQQTERQLDDIPQQWPDQLEGTPAEMSRSLDISRTITQLHSLVSDLERMARELDASMLKVHTPRHAPKTASDLLTRSAPQKLEAIYPKLEKKVNESLLQASSATPTCSSLISDSPHSPRSPAANLSGRALSPPAAASGLPSPEHFPQPHSHDLVPESLTPEQSSQPPS; translated from the exons ATGGTCCCTTTGTGGGAGAACAGCTGGGAAGAGGGCGTCTGCCCCATCTGCCAGGAGCACCGAAAGGAGGCCGTGAGCACGGACTGTGGGCACCTCTTCTGCCGAGTGTGTCTGGCCCAGTACGTGGAGAAGGCCTCCGCCTCTGGGGGCttctgctgtcccctctgccgGAAGCCCTGTTCCGAGGAGGTTCTGGGGGCAGGCTACATCTGCCACAGCCACCAGAAGAAGGTGTGCTGGTTCTGTGAGGAGAGCAGACTTCTTCTGTGTATGGAATGCCTGGTGTCCCCTGAGCACAGGTCTCATCGTGAGCTGGCCATTAAAGATGCCATCAGCCACTACAAG TTTCTGGTAGACTGTGGACCTGAATGGGGGAGCCAGCAGCAAACTGAGAGGCAGCTGGATGACATCCCCCAGCAGTGGCCAGACCAGCTGGAGGGCACGCCAGCAGAGATGTCCAGAAGCCTTGACATCTCCAGGACAATCACACAGCTCCACAGCCTGGTTTCTGATCTGGAGAGGATGGCCAGGGAGCTGGATGCCAGCATGCTGAAGGTGCATACCCCAAGGCACGCCCCAAAG ACAGCCAGCGACTTATTGACCAG GAGTGCTCCACAAAAATTAGAAGCTATTTATCCCAAATTAGAGAAAAAAGTCAACGAATCCCTTCTTCAAGCATCCTCAGCAACTCCGACCTGTTCATCCCTCATCTCAGACTCACCTCATTCTCCTCGCTCTCCGGCCGCCAACCTGTCCGGCCGCGCATTAAGTCCCCCTGCTGCAGCTTCAGGCCTGCCATCTCCTGAACACTTTCCTCAGCCCCATAGCCATGACCTGGTGCCTGAGTCCCTGACACCGGAACAATCATCACAGCCTCCTTCCTGA
- the TRIM40 gene encoding E3 ubiquitin ligase TRIM40 isoform X2, with translation MVPLWENSWEEGVCPICQEHRKEAVSTDCGHLFCRVCLAQYVEKASASGGFCCPLCRKPCSEEVLGAGYICHSHQKKVCWFCEESRLLLCMECLVSPEHRSHRELAIKDAISHYKKRLTCRKRKLKKYIRELRQLRAQEEERLQALQFLVDCGPEWGSQQQTERQLDDIPQQWPDQLEGTPAEMSRSLDISRTITQLHSLVSDLERMARELDASMLKTASDLLTRSAPQKLEAIYPKLEKKVNESLLQASSATPTCSSLISDSPHSPRSPAANLSGRALSPPAAASGLPSPEHFPQPHSHDLVPESLTPEQSSQPPS, from the exons ATGGTCCCTTTGTGGGAGAACAGCTGGGAAGAGGGCGTCTGCCCCATCTGCCAGGAGCACCGAAAGGAGGCCGTGAGCACGGACTGTGGGCACCTCTTCTGCCGAGTGTGTCTGGCCCAGTACGTGGAGAAGGCCTCCGCCTCTGGGGGCttctgctgtcccctctgccgGAAGCCCTGTTCCGAGGAGGTTCTGGGGGCAGGCTACATCTGCCACAGCCACCAGAAGAAGGTGTGCTGGTTCTGTGAGGAGAGCAGACTTCTTCTGTGTATGGAATGCCTGGTGTCCCCTGAGCACAGGTCTCATCGTGAGCTGGCCATTAAAGATGCCATCAGCCACTACAAG AAGCGACTCACCTGCAGGAAGAGGAAGCTCAAAAAGTACATCAGGGAACTTCGGCAGCTCAGGGCTCAGGAGGAAGAGAGGCTTCAGGCTTTGCAG TTTCTGGTAGACTGTGGACCTGAATGGGGGAGCCAGCAGCAAACTGAGAGGCAGCTGGATGACATCCCCCAGCAGTGGCCAGACCAGCTGGAGGGCACGCCAGCAGAGATGTCCAGAAGCCTTGACATCTCCAGGACAATCACACAGCTCCACAGCCTGGTTTCTGATCTGGAGAGGATGGCCAGGGAGCTGGATGCCAGCATGCTGAAG ACAGCCAGCGACTTATTGACCAG GAGTGCTCCACAAAAATTAGAAGCTATTTATCCCAAATTAGAGAAAAAAGTCAACGAATCCCTTCTTCAAGCATCCTCAGCAACTCCGACCTGTTCATCCCTCATCTCAGACTCACCTCATTCTCCTCGCTCTCCGGCCGCCAACCTGTCCGGCCGCGCATTAAGTCCCCCTGCTGCAGCTTCAGGCCTGCCATCTCCTGAACACTTTCCTCAGCCCCATAGCCATGACCTGGTGCCTGAGTCCCTGACACCGGAACAATCATCACAGCCTCCTTCCTGA
- the TRIM40 gene encoding E3 ubiquitin ligase TRIM40 isoform X4 codes for MVPLWENSWEEGVCPICQEHRKEAVSTDCGHLFCRVCLAQYVEKASASGGFCCPLCRKPCSEEVLGAGYICHSHQKKVCWFCEESRLLLCMECLVSPEHRSHRELAIKDAISHYKKRLTCRKRKLKKYIRELRQLRAQEEERLQALQFLVDCGPEWGSQQQTERQLDDIPQQWPDQLEGTPAEMSRSLDISRTITQLHSLVSDLERMARELDASMLKECSTKIRSYLSQIREKSQRIPSSSILSNSDLFIPHLRLTSFSSLSGRQPVRPRIKSPCCSFRPAIS; via the exons ATGGTCCCTTTGTGGGAGAACAGCTGGGAAGAGGGCGTCTGCCCCATCTGCCAGGAGCACCGAAAGGAGGCCGTGAGCACGGACTGTGGGCACCTCTTCTGCCGAGTGTGTCTGGCCCAGTACGTGGAGAAGGCCTCCGCCTCTGGGGGCttctgctgtcccctctgccgGAAGCCCTGTTCCGAGGAGGTTCTGGGGGCAGGCTACATCTGCCACAGCCACCAGAAGAAGGTGTGCTGGTTCTGTGAGGAGAGCAGACTTCTTCTGTGTATGGAATGCCTGGTGTCCCCTGAGCACAGGTCTCATCGTGAGCTGGCCATTAAAGATGCCATCAGCCACTACAAG AAGCGACTCACCTGCAGGAAGAGGAAGCTCAAAAAGTACATCAGGGAACTTCGGCAGCTCAGGGCTCAGGAGGAAGAGAGGCTTCAGGCTTTGCAG TTTCTGGTAGACTGTGGACCTGAATGGGGGAGCCAGCAGCAAACTGAGAGGCAGCTGGATGACATCCCCCAGCAGTGGCCAGACCAGCTGGAGGGCACGCCAGCAGAGATGTCCAGAAGCCTTGACATCTCCAGGACAATCACACAGCTCCACAGCCTGGTTTCTGATCTGGAGAGGATGGCCAGGGAGCTGGATGCCAGCATGCTGAAG GAGTGCTCCACAAAAATTAGAAGCTATTTATCCCAAATTAGAGAAAAAAGTCAACGAATCCCTTCTTCAAGCATCCTCAGCAACTCCGACCTGTTCATCCCTCATCTCAGACTCACCTCATTCTCCTCGCTCTCCGGCCGCCAACCTGTCCGGCCGCGCATTAAGTCCCCCTGCTGCAGCTTCAGGCCTGCCATCTCCTGA